One segment of Coffea arabica cultivar ET-39 chromosome 7c, Coffea Arabica ET-39 HiFi, whole genome shotgun sequence DNA contains the following:
- the LOC113698211 gene encoding cytochrome c oxidase subunit 5C — protein sequence MAAQRIGHVANKGPSVFKAIVLGMSFGVMAGGLWKMHHRNNQRRTKEFYDMLEKDEISVVVVEE from the coding sequence ATGGCTGCTCAGAGGATTGGACATGTAGCAAACAAAGGCCCAAGTGTTTTCAAGGCGATTGTATTGGGGATGTCTTTTGGGGTCATGGCAGGAGGCCTTTGGAAAATGCACCACCGGAACAACCAGAGGCGGACTAAAGAGTTCTATGACATGCTTGAGAAAGACGAAATCAGTGTTGTTGTGGTGGAAGAGTAG
- the LOC113698212 gene encoding cysteine-rich receptor-like protein kinase 42, protein MQFSSLYPVHLTTCLLIFILNLFSFTFSDPRIGESGLFCGLNRPPPNTSYIPLFVKEMEKISALVTDNNWGHYAMNQTRISIYALAQCYQDLSHTDCLLCYAASRTRLPRCLPAVSARIYLDGCFLRYDDYNFFNESTDPIRDTFNCSSSAGVATAEEAASFGKRVRELVDNVSTAAAMGGGYAVRDLNGVYGLAQCWKTLSKQGCKECLAKASRNVKGCLPSREGRGLNAGCYLRYSTQKFYTDRPQNGGSSSGASKTGKTVAIASSVTAFCMISAFAAYALYARFKKTKQERRNLGRISSTYNKSNLNFKYETLERATNYFDPKTKIGQGGAGSVHRGTLPDGKVIAVKRLFFNTRQWVDEFFNEVNLISGIQHKNLVKLLGCSIEGPESLLVYEFVPNMSLDQYLFDNKEVKVVLSWKERFQIIAGIADGIAFLHGGAEIRIVHRDIKGSNVLLDENLTPKIADFGLARHFADDKTHLSTGIAGTLGYMAPEYLVKGQLTEKADVYSFGVLVLEIVCGRKNNAFVEESVSLLQTVWQFYKSDKLAEKVDPSLEGEFPAIEASNVLKIGLLCTQASASSRPSMDEVVEMLTDSNGQVPEPNQPPFINSSVLAPSSTGSYSSTSSLLRNAFNKFEASYTSTESSSLQGSRSHELRD, encoded by the exons ATGCAGTTCTCAAGCCTGTATCCTGTCCATTTGACAACATGCCTCCTCATCTTCATTCTCAACTTGTTCTCATTCACATTTTCCGATCCTCGAATCGGTGAATCCGGCCTCTTCTGCGGCCTGAACAGACCGCCTCCGAACACCAGCTACATCCCACTTTTCgtcaaagaaatggaaaaaatttCAGCCCTCGTCACCGACAACAACTGGGGCCATTATGCAATGAACCAAACTCGCATATCCATCTATGCCTTGGCCCAATGCTACCAAGATCTTTCTCACACTGATTGCCTCCTCTGCTACGCTGCGAGCAGAACCAGGCTCCCTCGTTGCCTCCCCGCTGTATCAGCTCGTATATATCTCGACGGATGCTTCCTGCGCTATGATGATTATAATTTCTTCAACGAGAGCACTGATCCCATTAGAGATACCTTCAACTGTAGCAGCTCAGCCGGGGTGGCCACTGCTGAAGAAGCGGCGAGTTTTGGGAAGAGAGTTAGGGAATTGGTTGATAATGTTAGCACAGCAGCTGCGATGGGTGGCGGGTATGCAGTGAGGGATCTGAATGGAGTGTACGGTCTGGCGCAGTGTTGGAAGACTTTGAGCAAACAAGGTTGTAAAGAATGTTTGGCCAAGGCAAGCAGAAATGTGAAAGGATGTTTGCCTAGCAGGGAAGGCAGGGGATTGAATGCTGGGTGTTACTTGAGGTACTCCACCCAGAAATTCTACACCGATCGGCCTCAGAATGGCGGCAGCAGTTCCG GAGCCTCAAAAACTGGAAAAACAGTGGCCATAGCTTCGTCTGTCACGGCCTTCTGTATGATCTCTGCTTTTGCAGCTTACGCATTATACGCAAGATTCAAGAAAACCAAGCAAG AGCGGAGAAATCTAGGCCGAATCTCCAGCACATATAACAAGTCCAATTTGAACTTCAAATATGAGACTTTGGAGAGAGCCACAAATTATTTTGATCCCAAGACTAAAATAGGCCAAGGAGGAGCCGGTTCCGTGCATAGAGGAACTCTCCCTGATGGAAAAGTTATTGCTGTCAAGAGACTATTCTTCAATACCAGGCAATGGGTGGATGAATTTTTCAATGAGGTGAACTTGATTAGTGGGATTCAACACAAGAACCTCGTGAAGCTGTTGGGTTGCAGCATTGAAGGCCCTGAGAGCCTGTTGGTTTACGAGTTTGTCCCAAACATGAGCCTTGATCAGTACCTCTTTG ATAATAAGGAAGTTAAGGTGGTTCTAAGTTGGAAGGAGCGGTTTCAAATTATAGCGGGAATAGCAGATGGGATTGCATTTCTTCATGGAGGGGCAGAGATCAGAATAGTCCACAGAGACATCAAGGGCAGCAACGTGCTTCTTGATGAGAATCTTACTCCAAAAATTGCCGACTTCGGATTGGCTAGGCATTTTGCTGACGATAAAACTCACCTTAGTACAGGAATTGCAGGGACATT AGGATATATGGCTCCTGAATACCTAGTCAAGGGACAGCTGACAGAGAAGGCGGATGTGTATAGTTTCGGGGTCTTGGTTCTGGAGATTGTCTGCGGTAGGAAGAATAACGCCTTTGTGGAAGAGTCTGTATCTCTTTTGCAGACG GTCTGGCAGTTTTACAAATCGGATAAACTTGCGGAAAAAGTGGACCCTTCTCTCGAGGGTGAGTTTCCAGCGATTGAGGCATCGAACGTGCTTAAGATCGGGCTTCTATGCACCCAAGCTTCTGCATCTTCAAGGCCATCAATGGATGAAGTCGTTGAGATGCTTACAGATTCTAATGGTCAAGTTCCCGAACCGAATCAACCGCCGTTTATAAACTCCAGCGTGCTGGCTCCCAGTTCTACGGGGTCTTACAGCAGCACGAGCAGCTTGCTTCGAAATGCATTCAACAAATTCGAGGCATCTTACACGTCTACGGAGTCATCCAGCTTGCAGGGTTCCAGAAGTCACGAGCTGCGGGATTAG
- the LOC113699199 gene encoding polyribonucleotide nucleotidyltransferase 2, mitochondrial isoform X2, translated as MGLLFWPWKRQRFSPLLLRLKETAFAISCPSLPIFLMNTLATCKVEYQEKQFAQGVIPNTYMRREGAPKERELLCGRLIDRPIRPLFPPGFYHEVQVMASVLSTDGKQDPDVMAANATSAALMLSDIPWGGPIGVIRIGRICGQFIVNPSINELSMSDLNLVYACTRDKTLMIDVQAREISERDLEAALRLAHPEAAKYLEPQIRLAAKAGKQKKEYKLSMVSKETIEKIRNLAEAPIEAVFTDPTYGKFERGEALDRITQDVKKTLEEERDEEGLKFLSKTVDTVRKEVVRRRIISEGSRVDGRVLDEVRPVYCEAGNLPVLHGSSLFSRGDTQVLCTVTLGAPGQAQRLDSVVGPSTKRFMLHYSFPPFCINEVGKRVGLNRREVGHGTLAEKALLAVLPPEDDFPYTVRINSEVMASDGSTSMATVCGGSMALMDAGIAVREHVAGVSVGLVSEVDSATGEIKDYRILTDILGLEDHLGDMDFKIAGTRKGVTAIQLDIKPAGIPLDIICECLEPALRGRLQILDHMEREIDAPHAKDDRNSPRLATLKYSNDAIRRLIGPLGALKRKIEEETGARISVSDGTLTLLAKNQAVMEKVQEKVDLVIGREIEVGGIYKGTITSIKEYGAFVEFNGGQQGLLHISELSNEPVTRVSDVVSVGQQLSLMCIGQDVRGNIKLSLKATLHRIGSNADDTVGELKVSAPKEPNVLPPVNQLHIQQEKEDSPSEDQPFEHNMNVEISSSSSPAILIRSAAECEEEEKYSAVDLSSRNGSSTSRSSLKLKTEAPDLNFRSDDEDTDERHSADPSLLQNNPNDMETDNVANISARRLKIGMVLTAKVHQIRARGLVLDLGGGIRGMYRFETGVKRYFGVGEELRVKCSSFSGKGIPVMSLFEE; from the exons GCCTATTTTCTTAATGAACACTTTGGCTACTTGCAAGGTTGAATACCAAGAGAAACAGTTTGCCCAAGGCGTCATACCAAACACATACATGCGAAGAGAGGGCGCTCCAAAAGAGCGTGAACTTTTATGTGGTCGTCTTATTGATCGACCTATACGCCCCCTTTTTCCTCCTGGATTTTACCATGAGGTTCAG GTAATGGCAAGTGTTCTTTCTACAGATGGGAAGCAAGATCCTGATGTAATGGCAGCTAATGCTACATCTGCTGCTCTTATGTTATCAGATATCCCTTGGGGTGGCCCGATTGGTGTGATACGTATAGGGAGAATTTGTGGTCAGTTCATAGTTAATCCAAGCATTAATGAG CTTAGCATGAGTGATCTCAATTTGGTATATGCTTGCACAAGGGATAAAACACTGATGATAGATGTACAAGCGCGTGAAATTTCAGAAAGGGATTTAGAAGCTGCACTGAGACTGGCTCATCCTGAG GCAGCTAAGTATCTAGAGCCTCAAATCAGACTGGCAGCAAAAGCTGGTAAGCAGAAGAAGGAATACAAGTTGTCCATGGTATCAAAAGAGACTATAGAGAAAATCAGGAATCTAGCTGAAGCACCTATTGAGGCTGTGTTCACTGATCCTACATATGGCAAG TTTGAGCGTGGAGAAGCCTTAGATAGGATAACTCAAGATGTCAAAAAAACGCTTGAGGAAGAACGTGATGAAGAAGGCTTGAAATTTTTATCAAAGACGGTTGACACAGTAAGGAAAGAG GTTGTCCGCAGAAGGATTATATCTGAAGGATCAAGGGTTGATGGCAGAGTTCTTGATGAAGTTAGGCCTGTGTATTGTGAAGCTGGTAACTTGCCTGTGCTGCATGGATCATCTTTGTTTTCACGTGGAGATACTCAG GTACTTTGTACTGTGACTCTTGGAGCTCCTGGACAGGCTCAACGATTGGATTCCGTTGTTGGTCCTTCGACCAAGCGCTTCATGCTTCACTATAGTTTCCCCCCATTTTGCATTAATGAAGTTGGGAAACGAGTTGGGCTCAACAGACGTGAAGTAGGACATG GAACTCTTGCTGAGAAAGCTTTGCTGGCTGTTTTACCACCTGAAGATGACTTTCCATACACAGTTCGTATCAATTCTGAAGTCATGGCATCTGATGGTTCCACATCAATGGCAACTGTCTGTGGAG GCAGCATGGCATTAATGGATGCAGGGATCGCGGTGAGAGAGCATGTTGCAGGTGTATCAGTTGGTCTTGTTAGCGAAGTTGACTCTGCAACTGGTGAAATCAAGGATTATCGTATATTAACTGATATTTTA GGGCTGGAAGATCATCTAGGTGACATGGACTTTAAAATTGCTGGCACTCGAAAGGGAGTTACAGCAATTCAATTGGATATAAAACCTGCTGGGATTCCATTGGATATTATATGTGAGTGCCTGGAACCGGCCCTTAGAGGCCGGCTTCAGATCCTTGACCACATGGAGCGAGAGATTGATGCACCACATGCTAAGGATGACCGGAATTCTCCTCGATTAG CCACATTAAAGTACAGCAATGATGCTATTCGCCGCCTGATTGGACCTCTTGGTgctttgaagagaaaaattGAAGAAGAGACGG GTGCAAGGATATCTGTAAGTGATGGAACACTTACTTTACTTGCTAAAAATCAAGCAGTAATGGAGAAAGTACAAGAGAAG GTTGATCTAGTAATTGGCCGTGAGATAGAAGTTGGTGGCATCTATAAAGGCACTATTACCTCAATAAAAGAATATGGCGCTTTTGTGGAATTTAATGGTGGTCAGCAAGGTCTGCTTCACATTTCTGAATTGTCAAATGAACCG GTTACTCGAGTTTCAGATGTAGTATCAGTTGGCCAGCAACTTTCATTAATGTGCATAGGGCAGGATGTTCGTGGTAACATCAAGTTATCTCTTAAAGCTACTCTTCATAGAATTGGATCCAATGCAGATGATACAGTTGGAGAATTGAAGGTTTCAGCCCCAAAAGAGCCTAATGTTTTACCACCCGTTAATCAGCTGCACATTCAGCAGGAAAAGGAGGATTCTCCCTCAGAAGATCAGCCTTTTGAACACAATATGAATGTGGAAATATCGTCATCATCCTCACCTGCGATTCTAATCCGAAGCGCTGCTGAGTGTGAGGAAGAGGAAAAATATTCTGCTGTGGATTTGAGTTCCAGAAACGGTTCTTCTACTTCCAGAAGCTCTTTAAAATTGAAAACTGAAGCACCTGATCTGAACTTTAGAAGTGACGATGAAGATACGGATGAAAGACACTCTGCAGACCCAAGTCTGTTGCAGAACAATCCGAATGACATGGAAACCGACAATGTGGCTAACATAAGTGCGAGGCGGCTGAAGATTGGTATGGTGTTGACTGCTAAGGTTCATCAGATACGCGCACGTGGCTTAGTCCTTGACTTGGGTGGTGGAATCCGCGGAATGTATCGATTTGAG ACTGGTGTCAAGAGGTACTTTGGGGTTGGTGAAGAGCTACGGGTGAAATGTTCAAGTTTTTCTGGTAAGGGGATTCCGGTCATGTCTTTGTTCGAAGAGTAG
- the LOC113699199 gene encoding polyribonucleotide nucleotidyltransferase 2, mitochondrial isoform X3, with the protein MAANATSAALMLSDIPWGGPIGVIRIGRICGQFIVNPSINELSMSDLNLVYACTRDKTLMIDVQAREISERDLEAALRLAHPEAAKYLEPQIRLAAKAGKQKKEYKLSMVSKETIEKIRNLAEAPIEAVFTDPTYGKFERGEALDRITQDVKKTLEEERDEEGLKFLSKTVDTVRKEVVRRRIISEGSRVDGRVLDEVRPVYCEAGNLPVLHGSSLFSRGDTQVLCTVTLGAPGQAQRLDSVVGPSTKRFMLHYSFPPFCINEVGKRVGLNRREVGHGTLAEKALLAVLPPEDDFPYTVRINSEVMASDGSTSMATVCGGSMALMDAGIAVREHVAGVSVGLVSEVDSATGEIKDYRILTDILGLEDHLGDMDFKIAGTRKGVTAIQLDIKPAGIPLDIICECLEPALRGRLQILDHMEREIDAPHAKDDRNSPRLATLKYSNDAIRRLIGPLGALKRKIEEETGARISVSDGTLTLLAKNQAVMEKVQEKVDLVIGREIEVGGIYKGTITSIKEYGAFVEFNGGQQGLLHISELSNEPVTRVSDVVSVGQQLSLMCIGQDVRGNIKLSLKATLHRIGSNADDTVGELKVSAPKEPNVLPPVNQLHIQQEKEDSPSEDQPFEHNMNVEISSSSSPAILIRSAAECEEEEKYSAVDLSSRNGSSTSRSSLKLKTEAPDLNFRSDDEDTDERHSADPSLLQNNPNDMETDNVANISARRLKIGMVLTAKVHQIRARGLVLDLGGGIRGMYRFETGVKRYFGVGEELRVKCSSFSGKGIPVMSLFEE; encoded by the exons ATGGCAGCTAATGCTACATCTGCTGCTCTTATGTTATCAGATATCCCTTGGGGTGGCCCGATTGGTGTGATACGTATAGGGAGAATTTGTGGTCAGTTCATAGTTAATCCAAGCATTAATGAG CTTAGCATGAGTGATCTCAATTTGGTATATGCTTGCACAAGGGATAAAACACTGATGATAGATGTACAAGCGCGTGAAATTTCAGAAAGGGATTTAGAAGCTGCACTGAGACTGGCTCATCCTGAG GCAGCTAAGTATCTAGAGCCTCAAATCAGACTGGCAGCAAAAGCTGGTAAGCAGAAGAAGGAATACAAGTTGTCCATGGTATCAAAAGAGACTATAGAGAAAATCAGGAATCTAGCTGAAGCACCTATTGAGGCTGTGTTCACTGATCCTACATATGGCAAG TTTGAGCGTGGAGAAGCCTTAGATAGGATAACTCAAGATGTCAAAAAAACGCTTGAGGAAGAACGTGATGAAGAAGGCTTGAAATTTTTATCAAAGACGGTTGACACAGTAAGGAAAGAG GTTGTCCGCAGAAGGATTATATCTGAAGGATCAAGGGTTGATGGCAGAGTTCTTGATGAAGTTAGGCCTGTGTATTGTGAAGCTGGTAACTTGCCTGTGCTGCATGGATCATCTTTGTTTTCACGTGGAGATACTCAG GTACTTTGTACTGTGACTCTTGGAGCTCCTGGACAGGCTCAACGATTGGATTCCGTTGTTGGTCCTTCGACCAAGCGCTTCATGCTTCACTATAGTTTCCCCCCATTTTGCATTAATGAAGTTGGGAAACGAGTTGGGCTCAACAGACGTGAAGTAGGACATG GAACTCTTGCTGAGAAAGCTTTGCTGGCTGTTTTACCACCTGAAGATGACTTTCCATACACAGTTCGTATCAATTCTGAAGTCATGGCATCTGATGGTTCCACATCAATGGCAACTGTCTGTGGAG GCAGCATGGCATTAATGGATGCAGGGATCGCGGTGAGAGAGCATGTTGCAGGTGTATCAGTTGGTCTTGTTAGCGAAGTTGACTCTGCAACTGGTGAAATCAAGGATTATCGTATATTAACTGATATTTTA GGGCTGGAAGATCATCTAGGTGACATGGACTTTAAAATTGCTGGCACTCGAAAGGGAGTTACAGCAATTCAATTGGATATAAAACCTGCTGGGATTCCATTGGATATTATATGTGAGTGCCTGGAACCGGCCCTTAGAGGCCGGCTTCAGATCCTTGACCACATGGAGCGAGAGATTGATGCACCACATGCTAAGGATGACCGGAATTCTCCTCGATTAG CCACATTAAAGTACAGCAATGATGCTATTCGCCGCCTGATTGGACCTCTTGGTgctttgaagagaaaaattGAAGAAGAGACGG GTGCAAGGATATCTGTAAGTGATGGAACACTTACTTTACTTGCTAAAAATCAAGCAGTAATGGAGAAAGTACAAGAGAAG GTTGATCTAGTAATTGGCCGTGAGATAGAAGTTGGTGGCATCTATAAAGGCACTATTACCTCAATAAAAGAATATGGCGCTTTTGTGGAATTTAATGGTGGTCAGCAAGGTCTGCTTCACATTTCTGAATTGTCAAATGAACCG GTTACTCGAGTTTCAGATGTAGTATCAGTTGGCCAGCAACTTTCATTAATGTGCATAGGGCAGGATGTTCGTGGTAACATCAAGTTATCTCTTAAAGCTACTCTTCATAGAATTGGATCCAATGCAGATGATACAGTTGGAGAATTGAAGGTTTCAGCCCCAAAAGAGCCTAATGTTTTACCACCCGTTAATCAGCTGCACATTCAGCAGGAAAAGGAGGATTCTCCCTCAGAAGATCAGCCTTTTGAACACAATATGAATGTGGAAATATCGTCATCATCCTCACCTGCGATTCTAATCCGAAGCGCTGCTGAGTGTGAGGAAGAGGAAAAATATTCTGCTGTGGATTTGAGTTCCAGAAACGGTTCTTCTACTTCCAGAAGCTCTTTAAAATTGAAAACTGAAGCACCTGATCTGAACTTTAGAAGTGACGATGAAGATACGGATGAAAGACACTCTGCAGACCCAAGTCTGTTGCAGAACAATCCGAATGACATGGAAACCGACAATGTGGCTAACATAAGTGCGAGGCGGCTGAAGATTGGTATGGTGTTGACTGCTAAGGTTCATCAGATACGCGCACGTGGCTTAGTCCTTGACTTGGGTGGTGGAATCCGCGGAATGTATCGATTTGAG ACTGGTGTCAAGAGGTACTTTGGGGTTGGTGAAGAGCTACGGGTGAAATGTTCAAGTTTTTCTGGTAAGGGGATTCCGGTCATGTCTTTGTTCGAAGAGTAG